The sequence AACTCTGGAAAAATCTgaatatttcctttttggtgTAGTCCTCCGAATAAAGATTCTGATTCTGATGCGGAGTTTTCTGTCCTAGTCATGATGGTGGAACAAGGCGATTCAGATGGCCTGCGTAACAATTTCTCAGTGAGCGTTTATGATGTAGATTGAGCGTTTCCCCCCCACCCTTATATTTTGTGATTTGAATTACTTAGAAAAACAACTATGTTTGAAATATTACTTATTTCAATATTTGATGGTTTGGAAAGAGTTTACTTGCATGTGAATTGCGTTTGGCGTCGACCGTTGTTTCGGTTGTTATTCGgacagaagagaaaaagccatTTCCTATTGAGGGTCATATCCCCGAATGGAATCAGTTACCGACTTCGGAACCCATCATCAGCAGGCGTTTGAGTTTGAAAAAGATCCATCAAAAACCACTATTCCCACTCATCCAACCATTCATAGGAAGCTGGATACCGACTGACCGGATGAAACTGAGGTGGAACCACGTGGAAGCCTTAGGTCCTGAGGCGCCGCGTACCTGCTTTTCCCCCTGGCCATGCCGCTGTCACAATAGAACAATCGTGGTGTGCCGGCCGGTTCGGTTCCTGGAGCCAAGCTACGTTTAGTTTAGGTGAGCCATTTAAAATATGGACCGGCTTTTCCCACAATGGAAACTCGCCAAAGAAACGCTAGCTCGAGGTTGCCACACCGAGTCACCGTGAATGTCCCGAGAGAATGGAAACAGCAACTCTTGGACActgtgatgaagatggacaAACAACGTCGACCCGCAACCCGTGCGGCGGTCCCAGCGTACCGTCGGACCGTAAGGGAATCGAAGGCGATGGGTTTGAAATCTCTTCGACTTGCGGGGGAAGATGGGTCGGCATCCCCCGATTCCATACATCCCAGATGTGTATAAATAAGGGCGTTGATCCCTCCctcgaaaagagaaaatcaTCACTCCATTCTACAAGACAAACAGTCACTTCTACAGACTCTTTCGCTTCGATTCATTCCTTCATATTGAAGCCTGTGTGTTCATTCTTTTGCACACATATCCACTTAGACAACAACATTCCTGGTTAGACAACCACTTCATCATACACACTCCCTTTTTACAAGACATTTAACTTGTCGTCAAACTACATTCAAAATGTTTGCTACCTTCACTGCCCTCCTTGctgcctccgccgcctccgtCTCGGCCGTTGCCATCCGTGGTAACAGCGGAAGCGCCAGTATCACTCCTCACGAGCAGTACTCGTCCTCCATTGGTGTTTTGGGCTGCAAGGTCAACACCAACCGCATTGCTTACTGGCCCATGGGCGTCGACTGCAACAACATCTGCGTCAAGGTCACCAACGGCGACCGCAGCCTCCACCTCCTCAAGATCGACCAGTCCGGCGGCGCCCACGACATCTCATACGATGCCTGGAACTACCTTGGCTTCGGCGAGAgcgccagctccagccccCACACCGGTGGCGGTATCAACATGAACTACGAGTTTGTTGATGCCAGCGAGTGCAGCAGCCTTCTGCACGACGGAAAGCTTCCTCTGTCTGCCTCCAACAGCATGGACTACGTTGCTAGCTGCATCAGCGAGCCCAACAGCTGGGTTGCCAAGAACTACCAGCTGATCAACATGGCCGATCCCCTCTGCAAGTACGGATACAA comes from Trichoderma asperellum chromosome 3, complete sequence and encodes:
- a CDS encoding uncharacterized protein (SECRETED:SignalP(1-18)~EggNog:ENOG41), which codes for MFATFTALLAASAASVSAVAIRGNSGSASITPHEQYSSSIGVLGCKVNTNRIAYWPMGVDCNNICVKVTNGDRSLHLLKIDQSGGAHDISYDAWNYLGFGESASSSPHTGGGINMNYEFVDASECSSLLHDGKLPLSASNSMDYVASCISEPNSWVAKNYQLINMADPLCKYGYNEVCSLDLQKSNQPTCPHTLGAQHTPTGESVTNIVYGTGKAQSA